One Kribbella sp. NBC_00662 genomic region harbors:
- a CDS encoding fumarate reductase/succinate dehydrogenase flavoprotein subunit translates to MTELERHSYDVVVIGAGGAGLRAAIEAREQGKRTAIICKSLFGKAHTVMAEGGCAAAMGNANSNDNWQVHYRDTMRGGKFLNNWRMAELHAQEAPDRVWELETYGALFDRTPDGRISQRNFGGHTYPRLAHVGDRTGLELIRTLQQKIVSLQQEDFEATGDYEANLKVYAECTVTELMKDGDAISGAFGYWRESGRFILFDAPAVVLATGGVGKSFKVTSNSWEYTGDGHALAMRAGATLINMEFIQFHPTGMVWPPSVKGILVTESVRGDGGVLKNSEGKRFMFDYVPDVFRAQYADNEEEADRWYKDADNNRRPPELLPRDEVARAINSEVKAGRGTPHGGVFLDVSSRLPAEEITRRLPSMHHQFKELADVDITKEPMEVGPTCHYVMGGVEVDPDTASSTVPGLFAAGEVAGGMHGSNRLGGNSLSDLLVFGRRAGMGAATYVDGLQERPKIDEADVDAAASEALAPFELEGGENPYSIHQDLQQSMNDLVGIIRKEEEMERALGRLAEFRGRIAKMTVEGHRQFNPGWHLALDLRNMLTVSECVAGAALLRQESRGGHTRDDYPEMSPEWRKKLLVCKLDAEGHVNVTEKQQIPMREDLLELFEVDELKKYLTDEELPAK, encoded by the coding sequence ATGACTGAGCTGGAACGACACTCGTACGACGTCGTCGTGATCGGGGCCGGCGGCGCCGGCCTGCGCGCGGCGATCGAGGCCCGCGAGCAGGGCAAGCGCACCGCGATCATCTGCAAGTCGCTGTTCGGCAAGGCGCACACGGTGATGGCCGAGGGCGGTTGCGCGGCCGCGATGGGCAACGCGAACTCCAACGACAACTGGCAGGTCCACTACCGCGACACCATGCGCGGCGGGAAGTTCCTGAACAACTGGCGGATGGCCGAACTGCACGCGCAGGAGGCGCCCGACCGGGTCTGGGAGCTGGAGACGTACGGCGCGCTGTTCGACCGCACGCCCGACGGCCGGATCAGCCAGCGCAACTTCGGCGGCCACACCTACCCGCGGCTCGCGCACGTCGGCGACCGCACCGGTCTGGAGCTGATCCGCACCCTGCAGCAGAAGATCGTCTCGCTGCAGCAGGAGGACTTCGAGGCCACCGGCGACTACGAGGCCAACCTCAAGGTGTACGCCGAGTGCACGGTCACCGAGCTGATGAAGGACGGCGACGCCATCTCCGGCGCCTTCGGGTACTGGCGTGAGTCCGGCCGGTTCATCCTGTTCGACGCGCCCGCGGTCGTGCTGGCGACCGGTGGCGTCGGCAAGTCCTTCAAGGTCACCTCGAACTCCTGGGAGTACACCGGTGACGGGCACGCGCTGGCGATGCGGGCCGGCGCGACGCTGATCAACATGGAGTTCATCCAGTTCCACCCGACCGGCATGGTCTGGCCGCCGTCGGTGAAGGGGATCCTGGTCACGGAGTCGGTCCGCGGCGACGGCGGCGTACTGAAGAACTCCGAGGGCAAGCGGTTCATGTTCGACTACGTGCCGGACGTGTTCCGGGCGCAGTACGCGGACAACGAGGAAGAGGCCGACCGCTGGTACAAGGACGCCGACAACAACCGGCGCCCACCGGAGCTGCTGCCGCGGGACGAGGTCGCGCGGGCGATCAACTCCGAGGTGAAGGCCGGCCGGGGTACGCCGCACGGCGGTGTGTTCCTGGACGTGTCGTCCCGGCTCCCGGCCGAGGAGATCACCCGGCGGCTGCCGTCGATGCACCACCAGTTCAAGGAGCTGGCGGACGTCGACATCACCAAGGAGCCGATGGAGGTCGGTCCGACCTGTCACTACGTGATGGGCGGCGTCGAGGTCGACCCTGACACCGCGTCGTCGACGGTTCCCGGTCTGTTCGCGGCCGGTGAGGTCGCCGGCGGCATGCACGGCTCGAACCGGCTCGGCGGCAACTCGCTGTCGGACCTGCTCGTCTTCGGGCGGCGGGCCGGCATGGGCGCCGCGACGTACGTCGACGGTCTGCAGGAGCGGCCGAAGATCGACGAGGCCGATGTGGACGCGGCCGCGTCCGAGGCGCTGGCGCCGTTCGAGCTCGAGGGCGGCGAGAACCCGTACTCGATCCACCAGGACCTGCAGCAGTCGATGAACGACCTGGTCGGCATCATCCGCAAGGAAGAGGAGATGGAGCGCGCGCTCGGCCGGCTGGCCGAGTTCCGCGGCCGGATCGCGAAGATGACGGTGGAGGGTCACCGCCAGTTCAACCCGGGCTGGCACCTGGCGCTCGACCTGCGGAACATGCTGACCGTGTCCGAGTGCGTGGCCGGTGCGGCGCTGCTGCGGCAGGAGTCGCGCGGCGGTCACACCCGCGACGACTACCCGGAGATGTCGCCGGAGTGGCGCAAGAAGCTGCTGGTCTGCAAGCTCGATGCCGAAGGCCACGTGAACGTGACCGAGAAGCAGCAGATCCCGATGCGCGAGGACCTGCTCGAGCTGTTCGAAGTCGACGAACTGAAGAAGTACCTGACGGATGAGGAGCTGCCGGCCAAATGA
- a CDS encoding succinate dehydrogenase/fumarate reductase iron-sulfur subunit, producing the protein MSYTGKFRVWRGDSEGGELKDYEVEVNEGEVVLDVIHRLQATQTPDMAVRWNCKAGKCGSCSAEINGMPKLMCMCRMNTFAEDEVVTVTPMRTFPVIRDLVTDVSFNYQKAREVPAFKPPADLKPGEYRMQQVDVERSQEFRKCIECFLCQDTCHVIRDHEENKESFSGPRFLMRVAELDMHPLDAADRQHAAQDQHGLGFCNITKCCTEVCPEHIKITDNALIPMKERVADRKYDPIVWLGNKIRRRPA; encoded by the coding sequence ATGAGTTACACAGGCAAATTCCGCGTCTGGCGTGGTGACTCCGAGGGCGGTGAGCTCAAGGACTACGAGGTCGAGGTGAACGAGGGCGAGGTCGTCCTCGACGTCATCCACCGGCTGCAGGCGACCCAGACGCCCGACATGGCCGTCCGGTGGAACTGCAAGGCCGGCAAGTGCGGCTCCTGCAGCGCCGAGATCAACGGCATGCCGAAGCTGATGTGCATGTGCCGGATGAACACGTTCGCCGAGGACGAGGTCGTCACGGTGACGCCGATGCGCACGTTCCCGGTGATCCGGGACCTGGTCACCGACGTCTCGTTCAACTACCAGAAGGCCCGCGAGGTCCCGGCCTTCAAGCCGCCGGCGGACCTGAAGCCGGGCGAGTACCGGATGCAGCAGGTCGACGTGGAGCGTTCGCAGGAGTTCCGCAAGTGCATCGAGTGCTTCCTGTGCCAGGACACCTGTCACGTGATCCGGGACCATGAGGAGAACAAGGAGTCGTTCTCCGGTCCCCGGTTCCTGATGCGGGTCGCCGAGTTGGACATGCACCCGCTCGACGCGGCCGACCGGCAGCACGCGGCCCAGGACCAGCACGGGCTGGGCTTCTGCAACATCACCAAGTGCTGCACCGAGGTCTGCCCCGAACACATCAAGATCACCGACAACGCGCTGATCCCGATGAAGGAACGCGTCGCCGACCGCAAGTACGACCCGATCGTCTGGCTCGGCAACAAGATCCGCCGCCGTCCGGCCTGA
- a CDS encoding ABC1 kinase family protein translates to MDVVVAGLFSLGVFLVIFVPVAQRLLGVRFGVVRMVLAAAITLSLFSPIANALVGKPPYTGSNGAAIAFLVLTTLFSMLAGLVFLVLAEALVPTGSLPRARDLRRDVSGRIARTRRYLQILRIAIKHGLGPYLRGRRRPGRENAAGQADLARSLRLALDEAGVTFVKLGQVLSTRSDIIPGTVATELSRLQDQVSPAPWPEIEQVLTEELGAPPHQLYADLDSEPLAAASVAQVYAARLPDGPRVVVKVQRPGIAGIVDRDLDIVRRLARLLERNTDWGRSMGVRALADGFADAMREELDFTVEAGNMTTVAAGRSVASSNDLVVPQLYPDRSTRRVLTMERLDGIGLGNARQAIADRGLDPVRLGRSLFDCLLGQVAIDGVFHADPHPGNFLLLADGRIGMLDLGSVGRLDPATRDALQRFLLAIDHGDPVAATDALLEIVYRPDVIDERALERAVGQFMTRHLAAGVTLGPAMFNDLFKIITSHDLGVPPEVAAVFRALATIEGTIARISPGFDLVAASRQFAAAHVTDRLAPEALRRTATEELATLLPMLRRLPRRIDRIAAAAESGRLGVNVRLLADERDRRHVTGLLHQALLAILGATAGLMAVLLLGTPGGPQVTTSMTLYQLIGYNLLVICAVLVLRVLVLIFRLPRHLT, encoded by the coding sequence ATGGACGTTGTGGTCGCGGGGTTGTTCAGCCTGGGTGTGTTCCTGGTGATCTTCGTGCCGGTCGCGCAGCGGTTGCTGGGCGTGCGGTTCGGGGTGGTGCGGATGGTGCTGGCCGCCGCGATCACGTTGAGCCTGTTCAGCCCGATCGCGAACGCGCTGGTCGGCAAGCCGCCGTACACCGGCTCGAACGGCGCGGCGATCGCGTTCCTGGTGCTGACGACGCTCTTCTCGATGCTCGCCGGGCTGGTGTTCCTGGTCCTGGCCGAGGCCCTGGTGCCGACCGGATCGTTGCCTCGGGCCCGCGACCTGCGCCGGGACGTGAGCGGCCGGATCGCGCGCACCCGGCGGTACCTGCAGATCCTCCGGATCGCGATCAAGCACGGCCTCGGTCCGTACCTCCGCGGCCGCCGGCGCCCCGGCCGGGAGAACGCCGCCGGGCAGGCCGACCTGGCACGTTCGCTGCGGCTCGCGCTGGACGAGGCCGGTGTCACGTTCGTGAAGCTCGGCCAGGTCCTGTCCACCCGGAGCGACATCATCCCCGGTACGGTCGCCACCGAGCTCAGCCGGCTGCAGGACCAGGTCTCCCCCGCTCCCTGGCCGGAGATCGAGCAGGTCCTCACCGAGGAGCTCGGCGCCCCACCCCATCAGCTGTACGCCGACCTCGACAGCGAACCGCTGGCCGCCGCCTCGGTCGCTCAGGTGTACGCCGCTCGCCTGCCCGACGGCCCGCGGGTCGTCGTCAAGGTCCAGCGCCCCGGTATCGCGGGCATCGTCGACCGGGATCTCGACATTGTCCGTCGCCTCGCCCGACTGCTCGAGCGGAACACCGACTGGGGCCGCTCGATGGGTGTCCGTGCCCTCGCCGACGGGTTCGCGGACGCGATGCGCGAGGAGCTCGACTTCACCGTCGAGGCCGGCAACATGACCACGGTCGCGGCCGGCCGTTCCGTTGCATCCAGCAACGATCTCGTCGTACCGCAGCTGTACCCGGACCGGTCGACCCGCCGCGTCCTCACGATGGAGCGCCTCGACGGTATCGGTCTCGGCAACGCCCGGCAGGCGATCGCGGACCGCGGTCTCGACCCGGTCCGCCTCGGCCGGTCGCTGTTCGACTGCCTGCTCGGCCAGGTCGCCATCGACGGCGTGTTCCACGCCGACCCGCATCCCGGCAACTTCCTGCTGCTCGCCGACGGCCGGATCGGCATGCTCGACCTCGGTTCGGTCGGCCGCCTCGACCCCGCTACCCGTGACGCGTTGCAGCGCTTCCTGCTGGCGATCGACCACGGCGACCCGGTCGCCGCCACCGATGCCCTGCTCGAGATCGTCTATCGTCCCGACGTCATCGACGAGCGCGCGCTGGAACGCGCCGTCGGCCAGTTCATGACCCGGCACCTCGCGGCCGGGGTCACGCTCGGGCCGGCCATGTTCAACGACCTGTTCAAGATCATCACGTCACACGATCTCGGCGTACCGCCCGAGGTCGCCGCTGTGTTCCGTGCGCTGGCGACGATCGAGGGCACGATCGCGCGCATCTCCCCCGGGTTCGATTTGGTTGCCGCGTCGCGTCAGTTTGCCGCGGCCCATGTCACGGATCGCCTTGCCCCGGAGGCGTTACGCCGTACGGCGACCGAGGAGCTGGCCACGTTGCTGCCGATGTTGCGCCGGCTGCCGCGACGGATCGACCGGATCGCGGCCGCCGCGGAGAGCGGCCGGCTCGGCGTGAACGTCAGGCTGCTCGCCGACGAACGCGACCGCCGGCACGTCACCGGCCTGCTCCACCAGGCCCTGCTCGCGATCCTCGGTGCGACCGCCGGCCTGATGGCCGTGCTGCTGCTCGGCACGCCGGGCGGCCCGCAGGTCACGACCTCGATGACGCTCTACCAACTGATCGGCTACAACCTGCTGGTGATCTGCGCGGTTCTGGTGCTGCGGGTGCTGGTGCTGATCTTCCGGCTGCCACGCCACTTGACTTGA
- a CDS encoding MFS transporter — protein MPSTTESRPRLFTGQHLPLVLGVIGLVTLGAFENRAVGTALPTMVREFDALGSFGLANAAPNASYLISLAIAGLWSDRRGPIPTLRAGAISFALAQLLVGTATAMPMVVAGRLLSGLAEGLLDVSLVVLVARALPAVLRPQMFSLFAAMWILPSVLGPVLTGVVTEQFGWRWVFLGAIVLLVPSWLLLGPAMRQSATAPAPERTADDIAELEAWRAALPWALAASVALFSMTLAGDHLEAHPIISGTAVAVALAVLARAAVRVMPAGMFVARRGFPAVVAVRALGGAAFAVSGAYLPLLLTLEHHFSPSRAGVTLSITGVCWAFGSWLQGREHGIERVTVLRIGLAFMTLGLLVTSLLAWTDRTTWIGLIGWGFAGIGMGLSSSSLSVLTLDLSDHSNSGRNSSAGQMAATMSIATGLAISGTLLAFNSDNPRPWVFGSIVTAGGLLALLGFLAAPRCRRV, from the coding sequence ATGCCCTCCACGACTGAGTCCCGCCCCAGGCTGTTCACCGGACAACACCTGCCCTTGGTGCTCGGGGTGATCGGGCTGGTCACGCTCGGCGCGTTCGAGAACCGCGCGGTCGGTACGGCGCTGCCGACGATGGTCCGCGAGTTCGACGCGCTCGGCAGCTTCGGTCTCGCCAACGCGGCGCCGAACGCGAGCTACCTGATCTCGCTCGCGATCGCCGGCCTCTGGTCCGACCGCCGCGGACCGATCCCGACCCTGCGCGCGGGTGCGATCTCGTTCGCCCTGGCGCAGTTGCTGGTCGGGACCGCGACCGCGATGCCGATGGTCGTCGCCGGCCGGCTGCTGAGCGGTCTGGCCGAGGGGCTGCTCGACGTGTCGTTGGTCGTGCTCGTGGCACGCGCGCTTCCCGCAGTACTGCGGCCCCAGATGTTCTCGCTGTTCGCCGCGATGTGGATCCTGCCGTCCGTACTCGGGCCGGTGCTGACCGGCGTGGTGACCGAGCAGTTCGGCTGGCGCTGGGTCTTCCTCGGCGCGATCGTCCTGCTCGTCCCGAGCTGGCTGCTGCTCGGACCCGCGATGCGCCAGTCGGCGACCGCGCCCGCACCTGAACGCACCGCGGACGATATCGCCGAGCTCGAGGCGTGGCGTGCCGCGCTCCCCTGGGCTCTCGCCGCGTCCGTCGCCCTGTTCTCGATGACGCTGGCCGGTGACCATCTCGAGGCCCATCCGATCATCAGCGGTACTGCGGTCGCCGTGGCGCTCGCTGTCCTCGCCCGGGCCGCCGTACGCGTGATGCCGGCGGGCATGTTCGTCGCCCGGCGAGGCTTCCCGGCCGTGGTCGCCGTACGCGCACTGGGAGGGGCTGCGTTCGCCGTCTCCGGTGCGTACCTTCCGCTGTTGCTGACGCTGGAACACCACTTCAGCCCGTCCAGGGCCGGCGTGACGTTGTCGATCACCGGAGTCTGCTGGGCGTTCGGTTCGTGGCTGCAGGGTCGTGAGCACGGGATCGAGCGAGTCACCGTACTGCGGATCGGACTGGCGTTCATGACGCTCGGACTTCTCGTGACCTCGTTGCTGGCGTGGACCGACAGGACGACCTGGATCGGTCTGATCGGCTGGGGGTTCGCGGGTATCGGTATGGGCCTCAGCTCGTCCAGCCTGTCCGTCCTCACCCTGGACCTGTCCGATCACAGCAACTCGGGCCGGAACAGCAGCGCCGGGCAGATGGCCGCCACGATGAGCATTGCCACCGGACTGGCGATCAGCGGAACGCTGCTGGCGTTCAACTCCGACAACCCGCGCCCGTGGGTGTTCGGCTCGATCGTCACCGCGGGCGGCCTACTGGCGCTGCTCGGCTTCCTGGCGGCACCGCGGTGCCGCCGCGTCTGA
- a CDS encoding 4a-hydroxytetrahydrobiopterin dehydratase, whose translation MAELLTDDQIDAAIRDHLPQWKVVDKQLVREVKAPAFLDGIRLVATVAQLAESMNHHPDIDIRYTTITFRVTTHDAGGITDDDLVLARHIDTAAG comes from the coding sequence ATGGCTGAGCTCTTGACCGACGACCAGATCGATGCGGCGATCCGCGACCACCTGCCCCAGTGGAAGGTCGTGGACAAGCAGCTGGTCCGCGAGGTCAAGGCGCCGGCCTTCCTGGACGGCATCCGGCTGGTGGCGACCGTCGCGCAGCTGGCCGAGTCGATGAACCACCACCCGGACATCGACATCCGCTACACCACGATCACGTTCCGGGTCACCACGCACGACGCGGGTGGCATCACCGACGACGACCTGGTGCTCGCCCGGCACATCGACACCGCCGCCGGCTGA
- a CDS encoding WD40/YVTN/BNR-like repeat-containing protein, protein MTALGSALTVLLALVPSQADPAWFWNAPHCDTVYGDGSVTITESDGEVLAPTTGKLRAVTYAKVAALEEPNTLITIGKQSIQRSSDAGCSWQLLSRVPDDLSTYDVQPGPGDSAYIYSVNDQPIHRVHGSQVTSVLGPVEGGGLAALDARPGRLRVVAGDGQLYDSTDDGVTWQRTGVPPARDLFVYDAVVDPRDPNHVVLGVMSDGVYVTYDGGRSWIRSRPVQRVNAFSLTISPADPSKVWMEGYDRDRATRFIWESTDGGQKFREVLDQSRADLINGNKMWASPVDPDLLYFSYGTSFANFGADLYRFRPSTGELSKHHNRNDGIPSLAFNPSDPKILYLGLAEER, encoded by the coding sequence ATGACCGCCCTAGGTAGTGCTCTCACCGTCCTGCTTGCACTCGTCCCGTCCCAGGCGGACCCCGCCTGGTTCTGGAACGCTCCGCACTGCGACACCGTGTACGGCGACGGCTCGGTGACGATCACCGAGTCCGACGGCGAGGTCCTCGCGCCGACGACCGGAAAGTTGCGCGCCGTCACGTACGCGAAGGTCGCGGCCCTCGAAGAGCCGAACACGCTGATCACCATCGGCAAGCAGTCCATCCAACGCTCCAGCGACGCGGGTTGCAGCTGGCAGTTGCTCAGCAGAGTGCCTGACGACCTCAGCACGTACGACGTGCAGCCCGGCCCGGGCGACTCGGCGTACATCTACAGCGTCAACGACCAGCCCATCCACCGCGTCCACGGATCTCAGGTGACCAGCGTGCTCGGGCCGGTCGAGGGAGGCGGTCTGGCCGCACTGGACGCGCGGCCTGGTCGGCTGCGTGTTGTCGCCGGTGACGGGCAGCTGTACGACTCCACGGACGACGGCGTGACGTGGCAGCGCACCGGCGTACCACCTGCTCGCGATCTCTTCGTGTACGACGCTGTGGTGGATCCGCGGGACCCGAACCATGTCGTTCTCGGCGTGATGTCGGACGGCGTCTACGTCACGTACGACGGCGGCCGCAGCTGGATCCGGTCGCGACCGGTGCAGCGGGTGAATGCCTTCAGCCTGACGATCTCGCCGGCCGACCCGTCGAAGGTGTGGATGGAGGGCTACGACCGGGACCGGGCGACCCGTTTCATCTGGGAGTCGACCGACGGCGGCCAGAAGTTCCGCGAGGTCCTCGACCAGAGCCGGGCCGACCTCATCAACGGCAACAAGATGTGGGCCAGCCCCGTCGACCCCGACCTGCTCTACTTCAGCTACGGCACCTCCTTCGCCAACTTCGGCGCCGACCTGTACCGCTTCCGCCCGTCCACCGGCGAGTTGTCGAAGCACCACAACCGCAACGACGGCATCCCTTCCCTCGCCTTCAACCCGTCCGACCCGAAGATCCTCTATCTGGGGCTCGCCGAGGAGCGTTGA
- a CDS encoding VOC family protein, translated as MGRIIHVEIVAEDHNRAAEFYSKVFGWQVTPAPVPDGYLLAETGPGEGIDGAIMSSRYQSQPTIAWIEVDDLEATLEAARGAGGTPAGEIQELPGVGRLSYLRDSEGVLIGLRQRSSASPR; from the coding sequence ATGGGACGAATCATTCATGTCGAGATCGTTGCCGAGGACCACAATCGGGCCGCGGAGTTCTACAGCAAGGTGTTCGGCTGGCAGGTGACGCCGGCGCCGGTGCCGGACGGCTACCTGCTCGCGGAGACCGGGCCGGGGGAGGGGATCGACGGCGCGATCATGAGCAGCCGGTACCAGTCGCAGCCGACGATCGCCTGGATCGAGGTCGACGACCTCGAGGCCACCCTGGAGGCCGCCCGAGGTGCGGGCGGCACTCCGGCCGGTGAGATCCAGGAACTGCCGGGCGTGGGACGGCTCAGCTATCTCCGAGACAGCGAAGGAGTCTTGATCGGCCTCCGTCAACGCTCCTCGGCGAGCCCCAGATAG
- a CDS encoding AraC family transcriptional regulator, giving the protein MGYQRFPAPDALTGVIDHVWLVDSAPLPSLRQEILIPNGRPGLAVALADPGTRHDPVTRAEWPNAASVFGIMTRPQVIGQVGASSYAGVEFTPWGLAALGLPALVDEVRQLTDWVGPETTEGLVAELRSEPFGPARAERLAGFLAARTTATSTPPIVAEAVRAIDELRGQVAVADVVRRCATSYSTLYRVFRKYVGIGPKQYAEIIRYYQFVGGLLGGPADAAATLSALHGYYDQAHAARDFKRYTGVSATSFLAVQNGIAALMHGRSVQDG; this is encoded by the coding sequence GTGGGCTACCAGCGCTTCCCGGCACCCGACGCTCTGACCGGCGTGATCGACCACGTGTGGTTGGTCGACTCCGCACCGCTGCCGTCGCTACGGCAGGAGATCCTGATCCCGAACGGCCGGCCCGGACTCGCGGTCGCCCTGGCCGACCCCGGCACCCGGCACGATCCGGTGACCCGCGCCGAGTGGCCGAACGCGGCCTCCGTGTTCGGCATCATGACCCGGCCGCAGGTGATCGGCCAGGTCGGTGCGTCGAGCTATGCGGGCGTCGAGTTCACGCCGTGGGGGCTCGCGGCGCTCGGCCTGCCCGCACTGGTCGACGAGGTGCGGCAGCTGACCGATTGGGTCGGTCCGGAGACCACGGAGGGCCTGGTCGCCGAGTTGCGGTCAGAGCCCTTCGGACCGGCGCGTGCCGAGCGTCTGGCAGGCTTCCTCGCGGCACGGACGACAGCCACATCCACCCCGCCGATCGTCGCCGAGGCGGTACGAGCCATCGACGAGTTGCGCGGCCAGGTCGCCGTGGCCGACGTCGTGCGGCGATGCGCGACGTCGTACAGCACGTTGTACCGGGTGTTCCGGAAGTACGTCGGGATCGGGCCGAAGCAGTACGCCGAGATCATCCGGTATTACCAGTTCGTCGGCGGACTCCTCGGCGGCCCGGCGGACGCGGCCGCCACGTTGTCGGCGCTGCACGGGTACTACGACCAGGCGCACGCGGCGCGTGACTTCAAGCGGTACACAGGTGTCAGCGCGACGTCGTTCCTCGCCGTACAGAACGGGATCGCGGCGCTGATGCACGGAAGATCTGTCCAAGACGGATGA
- a CDS encoding acyltransferase domain-containing protein, translating to MTTAEEYRLLGFADADREAAEAFTPDAAVVKDLADQIRAEIGKLGTEPEFRMPEDPRNSVQAFLDTVPDIRRYHTERGIPDDISWASLSDLGQQLKVSRRTHGEYSLETHWWLTIAWTGQLYALGRLQYLLHQVSAEQPVPGTETGEWIIGVHIPETGPLTPELVDDSLQQAREFFPRYFPEYPVKTANLWSWLIDPYLLDNLPQDSNMVKFGRRFTPYGTPNDSQDSAIFFTFRTHGTDHLDELPQDTRLQRLVVGRIKDGGTWQSAYGYLKL from the coding sequence GTGACGACTGCTGAGGAGTATCGCCTGCTGGGTTTCGCCGATGCCGACCGGGAGGCGGCGGAGGCGTTCACACCGGATGCGGCGGTGGTGAAGGACCTGGCCGACCAGATCCGGGCGGAGATCGGGAAGCTCGGGACTGAGCCCGAGTTCCGGATGCCGGAAGACCCGCGGAACTCGGTCCAGGCGTTCCTGGACACCGTGCCGGACATCCGCCGGTACCACACCGAGCGCGGCATCCCCGACGACATCAGCTGGGCCTCCCTGTCCGACCTGGGACAGCAGTTGAAGGTCAGCCGTCGTACCCACGGCGAGTACAGCCTGGAGACGCACTGGTGGCTGACGATCGCGTGGACCGGTCAGCTGTACGCGCTCGGCCGGCTGCAGTACCTGCTGCACCAGGTCTCGGCGGAGCAGCCCGTCCCCGGCACCGAGACCGGTGAGTGGATCATCGGCGTACACATCCCGGAGACCGGACCGCTGACCCCCGAGCTGGTCGACGACAGCCTCCAGCAGGCCCGTGAGTTCTTCCCGCGGTACTTCCCGGAGTACCCGGTGAAGACCGCGAACCTGTGGTCCTGGCTGATCGACCCGTACCTGCTCGACAACCTCCCGCAGGACTCGAACATGGTGAAGTTCGGTCGCCGCTTCACGCCGTACGGGACGCCGAACGACAGCCAGGACAGCGCGATCTTCTTCACGTTCCGCACCCACGGCACCGACCACCTGGACGAGCTCCCGCAGGACACCCGCCTGCAGCGGCTCGTGGTCGGCCGCATCAAGGACGGCGGCACCTGGCAGAGCGCGTACGGCTACCTGAAGCTATGA
- a CDS encoding DedA family protein, with protein sequence MTELMEVARHLLGIAMASHWLLLILFIAATVDAVFPVVPSEGMVITAGMAAAAGHQNLLLVIAAAMVGSVIGESICYFLGRGSGPALHRWMKRQERRQQLYDKVSGALHSRGGLILMTVRYIPGARMVATLTAGATRYSFKKFIVFTFFGVTIAYTYVALLGYLGGDAFAHDQLKGLAFSLGLAATIGLVIETTRRIAVKRRAAKITSA encoded by the coding sequence GTGACAGAGTTGATGGAGGTCGCGCGACACCTGCTCGGCATTGCGATGGCCTCACATTGGCTGCTGCTCATCCTGTTCATCGCCGCGACGGTGGACGCCGTGTTCCCGGTGGTGCCGAGCGAGGGCATGGTCATCACCGCCGGCATGGCCGCGGCCGCCGGCCACCAGAACCTGCTGCTGGTCATCGCGGCCGCGATGGTCGGCTCGGTCATCGGCGAGTCGATCTGCTACTTCCTGGGCCGTGGTTCCGGACCGGCCTTGCACCGCTGGATGAAGCGTCAAGAGCGCCGCCAGCAGCTCTACGACAAGGTGTCGGGCGCACTGCACTCGCGCGGCGGGCTGATCCTGATGACGGTCCGCTACATCCCCGGCGCGCGGATGGTCGCGACACTGACCGCCGGTGCGACGCGGTACTCGTTCAAGAAGTTCATTGTGTTCACGTTCTTCGGCGTGACGATCGCCTACACGTACGTCGCGTTGCTCGGCTATCTCGGCGGCGACGCGTTCGCGCACGACCAGTTGAAGGGGCTCGCGTTCAGCCTGGGGCTGGCCGCGACGATCGGTCTGGTCATCGAGACGACCCGCCGGATCGCGGTCAAGCGCCGCGCGGCCAAGATCACGAGCGCCTAA